One segment of Carya illinoinensis cultivar Pawnee chromosome 13, C.illinoinensisPawnee_v1, whole genome shotgun sequence DNA contains the following:
- the LOC122292603 gene encoding WUSCHEL-related homeobox 3-like has protein sequence MSSVASSRWCPTSEQLMILEEMYRSGIRTPNASQIQKITANLSFYGKIEGKNVFYWFQNHKARDRQKLRRKVSRQLQLQQQQQLHYYYQMNQSNDRFPAGYYESPSSSALQQLFFFDSSVSFLPQGGVTGASTQAMNHTWKVDMIPQRAESTMTTYGYDGNATVLEMGPISNCCTRPLQTLELFPVTATNLKEECSATSKQYCL, from the exons ATGTCCTCAGTAGCTTCGTCAAGATGGTGCCCAACCTCAGAGCAACTCATGATCTTGGAAGAGATGTATAGGAGTGGGATTAGAACTCCCAATGCTTCTCAGATACAAAAGATCACAGCCAACCTCTCTTTCTATGGCAAGATTGAAGGCAAGAATGTCTTCTACTGGTTTCAGAACCACAAGGCAAGGGATAGACAGAAGCTCAGAAGGAAAGTCAGTAGGCAATTGCAACTACAGCAGCAACAGCAACTCCATTATTATTACCAGATGAATCAGTCAAATGATCGATTTCCAGCTGGCTACTATGAGTCTCCTAGTTCTTCTGCTCTTCAACAACTTTTCTTCTTTGACAGCTCTGTTAGCTTTCTTCCTCAG gGAGGAGTTACAGGTGCATCGACACAAGCGATGAATCATACATGGAAGGTAGACATGATCCCTCAGAGGGCCGAATCCACGATGACAACGTACGGCTATGATGGGAATGCTACGGTACTGGAGATGGGTCCAATATCCAACTGTTGCACTAGACCCCTCCAGACCCTTGAACTCTTCCCTGTTACAGCCACCAATCTCAAAGAAGAGTGCAGTGCCACATCCAAGCAATATTGTCTCTAG